From the Dermacentor variabilis isolate Ectoservices chromosome 5, ASM5094787v1, whole genome shotgun sequence genome, the window ACGCATCCGTTTCCTGCACATTTGACTTTTCCGGTAGCGTTGGCTACTACGACGTCACGAAGACTAACAGCTGGCGTTATCATAACAGTGATTTCCGTATCAGTGCCACTGTCAAGACGGGCCGTTTTCGTGTATCTGTTAAGTTCAACCAACAGGAGGAGAAGACAAGTAAGTATTCTGGATTTGTAAAATTGCGGCTAAATAATTAATGAAATCATGCATCTGGTTTGCCATAGCTGCAATAACTAAGACACGGAATGAAAAGCTTCCCTGAAAAGCATGCCTCATACTTGCCGGGCTTAAGACGAGCGACAAAGCCCTCCAACAGCTTTATAATAGTATCTCGTTATCACTGGTCCCAAAACTTATCTGACTGATATCACAACCTTCGATGTGCGTTCAATTTGTACTTTATGCCGAGTTTAATATTAAATGAAAGAGTGATCCCAAGGAAGCCAATCTATTTGCTTTTGCAGTGCTAGCTAGAGAAGCTCAACTATTCGCTGAACTATTTTTACCAATTGGTAGCTGGCTGCGTTCCTATGTTACTTAATTCATAGGGTTACCAGCTCATAACTAAAATGGCGTCGCTGGAGTGCCCAAACAACGTTGTCTATTTTTGAGCGATGCTCGCTCTGAAATTTTCTTCAAGATCAAGTTCAAACCAGTACATGAAAACAAAAGTGCCGTTAATACTCTTCGCACAGACACTGAGAACGAAGGCTGTTTACTTCATCTGGCTAAAACCAAAGTATTGTCCTTGAGCTCGTATCTACGCATAGCATGCCTTCAAGTCAATGATGCAAGCTGATCCTTGTCGTGAAATAAAAAGCAAGTCACTTGAGCTTACATTTAGAGAATGTGATAGTTTCCGGAAAAGTCTATATCAAAATGAAATGACTCTGCTCAGAATCAAATTGTTGTAAAGCCTTACTTCGCATTTCCAAGACCTTTATCGCCGTATAGCGATATTGGCCGGTTTTAGATTGGTGATAATAAATAATTTCCCGACAGGTAGAGGAGGGCATCGCGGTTTGACTTTGTCGCTCGTCTATGCTTTTGGACGGGCGCCGGGTTCGTCCTTAAAGCCGACAAGCTGAAAAAAAATCATTACGCCTTTTATCACCTTTAAAGCTGTGTGAGGAAAGTGGCAGCTATCTTCAAtctcacgacaaaaaaaaaagaacgatgaaGAAGCGTCAAGTGCCGCTCTGCTCGTATTTGAAAAACAATAGTGATGGGTGCTGTAGAATACCAGAAACCAAACAATAAATTCACTTATAGAGACGAAGTTATCAGCAGTGGATGAACATGGGAACCCTAATTCGAGCCAAGGTTTTGGCAAGGCGAACTGTCTTCATCAGTCCTTAACGGCGTTTCTTGGCAGCTCACTTTCTCCCAACGGAGAGACCCTCACcccatatttttaaatttttggaCAAAGTACCCAGGTCGCGGCTCAAACAGTCCATTTTCAGCGAAAAGTCACTAAGTAATGATGACAATTACTTTTTCAGAATTTTTCCGTTTTTATTTAATTGTTCCCGGACGACTTCCTTATTATATTTTAAAATATAGGGCGACGTTATCTGCAATGTTGGAGAGCTAACGGTCGGAACGTGAAAAGGCAAAGCAATCGTCCATTTCCAAGACTGTATCCCATTTGAAGATTttttccttgcaaaaaaaaaaaccagctttGATGCAATCAGGTGCTTTACTAACAAGTTCGTCATACATTTAGAAGTAGCAACCTAAGGAGGCGCATGTGCCCCTTGAATTAAAATGGCGCTGAGGTTATGGACTTCATTATTATTAGTCAAAGTGCCCTTACGTAAATTACCACAGCTATTTGCTGCCGATATACACCGATAGAAGGAGACTCCAGAGAGCCAACATTTTCATTAAAGTGACTAAACCTTCGCTAGATTCTGTTACTTTCTCGCTAAGATGCGAACGCTGCCTTCACCTTCTTCACAATCATTACCCCGCTTTTGAAAATTTCCGTCAGTCTCACTTTACTCCTTCGTACCCGCTTATGCTCAACGCCCCTGCTACATAAATAAAGCTGCCAAACAAAACATGTTACCAAGCTCGAAAGAACACACCTAATCAAAACGGCTGCTCCAGTTTCCTAAGTTCACTTCATCATCCCAAGTTCCCTCATAACTGCCCATTTTTGATCACAGAtcctgattaatgcttccaagaCAGCTTGAAAAGGTGTATTGTCTGTGTCCGCTATGAAGTGCTTTTTTTACAATTGTCAAAATCCTGCTGCAGTACAACATTGAGCATTTTCCTGTGCCAGCCCTTTAAATATGAAATTCATTAGCGTTGAAGTAAATGTCATGCGCTACATTTGAATAGAAAGCTTGTTGTACATGTTTTATTCCACAGAAAAACAAGATGCAACTGTGACAGTGACTGTGGAGGCACTGAGCCTTGAAATCAGACATCCGGCGGGCGTATCTCTTCTGAACAAGGTGGAAAAAACATTTGTGGAGCTTGCCAAGACGAGCGTTTCTCGAACAATTGAGAAAGCATTGCAGTCTCATTGCAAATTCAGCGAAAACTGTTTCCTTGAAATGTCCCGCAATTACACACTGCAAACCTCGACGAGCGTGCCAACAACTACTAAAGAGCAAGAGAGCCTGTCAACCGAAATCACCACGAAACTAGTGCAAACATCGACAAGCACACCAAGAAACTACCGAAATGATTCCTTTCCCAATCATGTATCCAGTACAGCGCATGCAACCTCCACTGTAGCGAAGCCTGATGCGACAAATGCCAACGACTTCACTGACGTCATAAACACGGATAGAACAAAGAAAAACCAAAACGGTGCGTACGCCACAACACGGGAAGAAAATGGCTGGACCAATATGTCTAGCTTTCCCAGAAGAGAAAGAAGTTCAACTGCGACAACCCCTCGAATGGAAAAACAAACCAGCACAAACGACGTGCAGAGCAGCTCTCACTCTACGAAAACTACAACAACCGTTAAGAAAACAGATATGACTTCCTCCCTCGAACCAAACAATACTTCAACCGGCGTACAGGCGCCTACAACAAAAAGCATTTCTCCAAAAGAAATACCTAATAAGCCCACAAATCAACTGCAAACCAACAGGTCCACCACGTCTAACGTCATCGGCTCGACTATGAAATCAGGGAGCacacaaaaaaacattttaacaacttcaacttcaactacATGGCTAATAGAAAAGCCCAACAATAGGACAAGTCCAAAAACAGATAGTGAGAGCTCGGCGACGAAAGAAGCAGAAAAAGCAACTGCTACACACAGCATTCCATCAAGAAACAAACGTTCTACTGCAACATACTCTAGCACAGCAACAGAACACGCCTCAAGTATACCACCAAGTAGTGTTCCGATAACCGAGAGCTCAAATATCATAACAAGAATTTCAAAGACTGTAGACACTTCCCCTGTCACAACGACTACTAATCCGATAACTACGCAAGAAATCACAAAACCAACGATATTTCCCACAAGCTCGACTACAGTATATAATGCCGCACAATCCATAGCCGGCTCAACCATTCTTACAGAAAACAAAAGCAGTACACGCGAAAGAAATAGAGGCTCGCCGAGTTCGGATCAGCCAAATATAGCATCAATGACTACAACACTCCACCCAGCCACGCAAGAAATGACAACTAAATCCACGGGCGACCAAAAACACATTACGACGACAACAACACCTCGCATAAGCAAACCAGTGACATCCGTTACAGTACAAACGAACAGCACCTCAAGTGCGGACACACGTAGTTCTACCGTCGGAGCTTCCAcacattttgaaaacataacAACCACAACATCTACATCAAGAATTACTACAACCACGATTACAGCATCTCTTACTACTCCATCCAACAGCACCTCAGGTACAATTAGAAGCAACTCTAAAGCAAACACTTCGTCTGATCGGGTGCGCCTAACTACGAAGAACGAAGGCATGTCTAcaatgagcacagcaaaaacagaTGCTCCACAATTCAAAAATGGGAGTGCCGAAGGTTCCTTCACTGGCTCTGTTGCTGACGAAACTGAAAGTAAATCTACTTTAACGCCTAGCGGATCTCATCGAGCAGACAACTTCAGTAATGCGTCAGAGCCAACAACACTTCAACCCACCACGCCAGAAACAAATAAAGTTacgcacaagcaaacaagcaCGACCACAACATCTCCCCCAAGCATGACAACGCCCTCTGCTGCAGCACAAAAGAACAGCACCTCAAGTGCGGCGATAAGCAGTTACAAGGCCGGAGCTTCCAACAACATTCAAAAAATAACTACGGCGAGCGAACATACCTccacgaaaagaacagaaaaggaaaataGTCAAACCATCAATAATGAGACACTAGGCGGTTCTAGCACTCCTTCAATTACATCGGTAACAGAAGAAGGCACACGTTCAGCGTCTAAAGCCTCTCCCGTAACCAAGAGCTCCACTCAAGCGATCAGCAGCGTAACCAAAAAACTGACCACTGCTGAAACAACCAATAATAATACAAGTCAGCAAAATACCATGACTACTACAAAAACGGCCATCACCACGACTACAACTTCATTTACTACGGCATCTAACCGTACTTCAGGTACAGTTAGAAGCACCTCTACAGAAGGAACTTCGTCTGATCACGTGCGCTTAATTACCAAGAACGAAAGTAGGTCTACGATAAGCACAGCAAAAACAGATGCTCCAGAATTCAAAAATGGGACGGCCGACGGTCCTTTCACCCGCTATGTTGCTCCCGAAACAGAAGAAAAACCTACTTTGCCACCTAGCGGATCTCACCCAGCAAACAACTCCAGTAAAGCGCAAGAACCTACAACAGTTCAACCCACCACGCAAGAAACAACTAAATTTACGCAGCAGCAAACAACCACtacgaccacaacaacctctcgcgcAAGCATGACAACGCCTTCCTCTGCAGCACAAAACAACAGCACCTCAAGTGCGGCTATAAGCAGTTCGACGATTGGAGCTTCCACAAAATTTGAAAACATATCTACTCTGGGCGAACCTACCTCCACGACAGGAGCAGAAAACGTCAATGGTCATGATATTAAAAATGAGACAGTAGGCGGTTCAAGTACTCGTTCTTTTACATCCGGAACAGAAGAAAGCACAATTTCGGCGTCAGAAGACTCTCGCCGAACCATGAGCCCCACTGAAGCGATCAAAAACGATACCACAAAACTTAGAACTGCTGAAACCACCAGTAATGGTGCACGTCAGCAAAAGACCACAACGACTACAACAACTACTATAACCACGACTACGACATATTTTACTACGCCATCTAACAGTCCTTCAGGTACAGTTAGCAGCATCTCTACAGAAGGGACTTCCTCTGACCACGAGCGCTTAACTACGAAGAGCGAACGTAAGTCTACGATAAGCACAGCAAAAACAGATGCTTCAGAATTCAAAAATGGGACGGCCGCCGGTTCTTTCACCCGCTATGTTGCTCCCGAAATAGAAGATAAACCTACTTTGCCACCTAGCGGATCTCACCGAGCAGACAACTCCAGTAAAGCGTCAAAACCTACAACACTGCAACCCACCACGCCAGAAAACACTAAACTTACGCACCAGCAAACAACCACtacgaccacaacaacctctCGCACAAGGATGACAGCACCTTCCTCTGCAGCAcaaaacaacagcacatcaacTGCGGCTATAAGCAGTTCGACCATCGGAGCTTCCACAAATTTTCAAAACATAACTACTGTGGGCGAACGTACTTCCACGACAGGAGCAGAACATGTCAATAGTCATGATATTAATAATGACACAGTAGGCGGTTCTAGTACTCGTTCTTTTACATCCGGAACAGAACAAAGCACAAGTTCGGCGTCAGAAGACTCTCGCCGAACCATGAGCCCCACTGAAGCGATCAGAAACGATACCACAAAACTTACCACTGCTGAAACCATCAGTAATGACACAAGTCAGCGAAAGACCACTACGACTAACACAACTACTATAACCACGACTACAACATATTTTACTACGCGATCTAACAGTACTTCAGGTACAGTTAGAAGCACCTCTACAGAAGGAACTTCGTCTGATCACGTGCGCTTAACTACGAAGAACGAAAGTAGGTCTACGATAAGCACAGCAAAAACAGACGCTCCGGAATTCAAAAATGGGACGGCCGACGGTTCTTTCATCCGCTATGTTGCTCCCGAAACAGAAGATAAACCTACTTTGCCACCTAGCGCATCTCACCGAGCAGACAACTCCAGTAAAGC encodes:
- the LOC142583593 gene encoding uncharacterized protein LOC142583593, whose translation is MFYSTEKQDATVTVTVEALSLEIRHPAGVSLLNKVEKTFVELAKTSVSRTIEKALQSHCKFSENCFLEMSRNYTLQTSTSVPTTTKEQESLSTEITTKLVQTSTSTPRNYRNDSFPNHVSSTAHATSTVAKPDATNANDFTDVINTDRTKKNQNGAYATTREENGWTNMSSFPRRERSSTATTPRMEKQTSTNDVQSSSHSTKTTTTVKKTDMTSSLEPNNTSTGVQAPTTKSISPKEIPNKPTNQLQTNRSTTSNVIGSTMKSGSTQKNILTTSTSTTWLIEKPNNRTSPKTDSESSATKEAEKATATHSIPSRNKRSTATYSSTATEHASSIPPSSVPITESSNIITRISKTVDTSPVTTTTNPITTQEITKPTIFPTSSTTVYNAAQSIAGSTILTENKSSTRERNRGSPSSDQPNIASMTTTLHPATQEMTTKSTGDQKHITTTTTPRISKPVTSVTVQTNSTSSADTRSSTVGASTHFENITTTTSTSRITTTTITASLTTPSNSTSGTIRSNSKANTSSDRVRLTTKNEGMSTMSTAKTDAPQFKNGSAEGSFTGSVADETESKSTLTPSGSHRADNFSNASEPTTLQPTTPETNKVTHKQTSTTTTSPPSMTTPSAAAQKNSTSSAAISSYKAGASNNIQKITTASEHTSTKRTEKENSQTINNETLGGSSTPSITSVTEEGTRSASKASPVTKSSTQAISSVTKKLTTAETTNNNTSQQNTMTTTKTAITTTTTSFTTASNRTSGTVRSTSTEGTSSDHVRLITKNENNSSKASKPTTLQPTTPENTKLTHQQTTTTTTTTSRTRMTAPSSAAQNNSTSTAAISSSTIGASTNFQNITTPQTTTTTTTTSRTIMTTPSSVAENNSTSTAAISSSTIEASTNFENITTEQKKAQVRRQKTLVEP